In a single window of the Leisingera daeponensis DSM 23529 genome:
- a CDS encoding PepSY-associated TM helix domain-containing protein, with protein MATSQPHSAGQSRPLTEKFYFAVWRWHFYAGLFVIPFLIMLAVTGLMMMFITQFDGRDGEKIPVTPSPAELSIPEQEAAVLAAQPGTIAEWIGPKAPDLAAVFRVKTEAGQRLVALNQYSGEVIEVWDRRAGWYDLADNIHSTLLIGDTGDRLIEIAAGLGIVLVLTGLYLWWPRGNAASAFIPNFRAKGRALWKNLHAVTGFWMSALLVIFLISGLSWTGIWGGQMMQAWSTFPAAKWDNVPLSDDIHATMNHGHTNDVPWALEQTPMPASGSDAGITGVAEGAPVDAASLIALGRSLGLEGRFRLAYPGGGTGVWTLNRDSMSGDGDSPFIDRTVHVDQYSGRILADVKYEDYSWAGKAMAVSVPFHMGLMGSWSFVLNVVFCLAVIFVCLSGLVMWVKRRPAGAARLAAPPEPAEMPFWKGAALIAVLVSLAFPLTGLALLAVLAFDVLLLGNLPLLKRAVS; from the coding sequence ATGGCAACCAGCCAACCGCATTCCGCGGGCCAATCGCGCCCGCTTACCGAAAAATTCTACTTCGCCGTCTGGCGCTGGCACTTCTACGCCGGCCTGTTCGTGATCCCCTTCCTGATCATGCTGGCAGTGACCGGCCTGATGATGATGTTCATTACCCAGTTCGATGGCCGCGACGGCGAGAAGATCCCCGTCACCCCAAGCCCCGCCGAGCTGAGCATCCCTGAGCAGGAGGCCGCCGTCCTTGCCGCCCAGCCCGGCACCATCGCCGAATGGATCGGCCCCAAGGCGCCGGACCTGGCCGCCGTGTTCCGGGTGAAAACCGAAGCGGGTCAGCGCCTGGTCGCCCTGAACCAGTACTCGGGCGAGGTGATCGAGGTCTGGGACCGCCGCGCAGGCTGGTATGACCTGGCCGACAACATCCACTCCACCCTGCTGATCGGCGACACCGGCGACCGGCTGATCGAGATCGCCGCAGGCCTCGGCATCGTGCTGGTGCTGACCGGGCTTTACCTGTGGTGGCCCCGCGGCAACGCCGCCAGCGCATTCATCCCCAACTTCCGCGCCAAGGGCCGGGCGCTGTGGAAGAACCTGCACGCGGTGACCGGTTTCTGGATGTCGGCGCTCTTGGTCATCTTCCTGATCTCGGGCCTGTCCTGGACCGGCATCTGGGGCGGCCAGATGATGCAGGCCTGGAGCACTTTCCCGGCGGCGAAATGGGACAACGTGCCCCTGTCTGACGATATCCACGCCACCATGAACCACGGGCACACCAATGACGTGCCCTGGGCGCTGGAACAGACCCCGATGCCCGCCTCCGGCTCTGACGCCGGGATCACTGGCGTTGCCGAAGGCGCGCCCGTGGATGCCGCCAGCCTGATTGCCCTGGGCCGCTCCCTGGGGCTGGAGGGCCGCTTCCGTCTCGCCTACCCCGGCGGCGGAACCGGTGTCTGGACCCTCAACCGCGACAGCATGAGCGGCGACGGCGACAGCCCCTTCATCGACCGCACCGTGCATGTGGACCAGTACAGCGGCAGGATCCTGGCGGATGTGAAATACGAAGACTACTCCTGGGCCGGTAAGGCGATGGCGGTCAGCGTGCCCTTCCACATGGGCCTGATGGGCAGCTGGAGCTTCGTGCTGAACGTGGTGTTCTGCCTCGCGGTGATCTTTGTCTGCCTCTCCGGCCTGGTGATGTGGGTCAAGCGCCGCCCAGCCGGTGCCGCCCGCCTCGCCGCGCCGCCGGAACCGGCAGAGATGCCGTTCTGGAAGGGGGCCGCGCTGATTGCCGTTCTGGTCTCGCTGGCCTTCCCGCTGACCGGCCTGGCGCTGCTGGCGGTGCTGGCGTTCGACGTGCTGCTGCTCGGCAACCTGCCGCTGCTGAAACGCGCGGTGAGCTGA
- a CDS encoding sterol desaturase family protein: protein MEHETLIRLAAFLGLFALFAAAEAWAPRRARSLPRRRRWPANLSISVLNTLTLRALAVGLPLLAIGAAMDAAEHGWGLLNAVRWPGWVEGLLAVLVLDFAIWLQHLITHKVPLLWRLHRVHHADRDMDVTTAVRFHPVEIALSMLLKIGLVYVLGPSALAVVLFEILLNGTALFNHANLALPRRADALLRLLLVTPDMHRVHHSTRRSEHDSNYGFALSVWDRIFGTYTAQPGQGHDGMTVGLQWQDGRPARLGWSLLLPFRRR from the coding sequence ATGGAGCATGAAACCCTGATCCGCCTTGCGGCCTTCCTGGGCCTGTTTGCGCTGTTTGCGGCGGCAGAGGCCTGGGCGCCGCGGCGCGCCCGCAGCCTGCCGCGGCGGCGGCGCTGGCCCGCCAACCTGTCGATCTCTGTGCTGAACACGCTGACCCTGCGGGCGCTGGCGGTGGGGCTGCCCTTGCTCGCCATCGGCGCGGCGATGGATGCGGCAGAACATGGCTGGGGGCTGCTGAATGCGGTGCGCTGGCCCGGCTGGGTGGAGGGGCTGCTGGCAGTGCTGGTGCTGGATTTTGCGATCTGGCTGCAGCATCTGATCACCCATAAGGTGCCGCTGCTGTGGCGGCTGCACCGGGTGCATCATGCCGACCGCGACATGGATGTGACCACCGCGGTCCGCTTTCACCCGGTCGAGATCGCGCTGTCGATGCTGCTGAAGATCGGGCTGGTCTATGTGCTCGGCCCCTCGGCCCTGGCGGTGGTGCTGTTCGAGATCCTGCTGAACGGCACCGCGCTGTTCAACCATGCCAACCTGGCGCTGCCCCGCAGGGCGGACGCGCTGCTGCGGCTGCTGCTGGTGACGCCGGACATGCACCGGGTGCATCATTCCACCCGCCGCAGCGAGCATGACAGCAACTACGGCTTTGCCCTGTCGGTCTGGGACCGGATCTTTGGCACCTACACCGCGCAGCCCGGCCAGGGGCACGACGGCATGACCGTGGGGCTGCAGTGGCAGGACGGGCGCCCGGCCCGGCTGGGCTGGAGCCTGTTGCTGCCGTTCCGCCGCCGCTGA
- the yidC gene encoding membrane protein insertase YidC: MDDQNKNLILATVLSFLVILGWYTLFPPPEPEQAPETAVSETAPAGNTALAPSAAAEAVDSSAPAQAEAPQAARLAIDTPRVTGSISLQGGRIDDLSLKDYRETLDANSPIVKLLKPVGEAQAYYALYGWAPGAGLSLDDVPGANTVWSAGADATLTPDSPVTLTWDNGKGLTFSRTISVDEDYMFSITQSVANASGGTVSLAPYGTLARHSQPADLKNFFILHEGLVGMSDGELAEIDYDDMADFEADARDGSKAEVRQVAENGWIGFTDHYWMSTLVPAPGQAFRSIAKFDERRDIYQTDIVLPTVTVADGQSSEVTTQLFAGAKEWETIRGYQKAGIQGFLDVIDWGWFFFLTKPMFWLLHNLNVLIGNMGWAIIGLTVVIKILVFPLAYKSYASMAKMKELQPEMEKLKERAGDDRQKMQKEMMELYKREKVNPAAGCLPILIQIPIFFSLYKVIFVTLELRHAPFFGPFQDLSAPDPTSIFNLFGLLPWAAPAPESILALVFIGILPILLGVSMWLQQKLNPAPTDPTQQMIFAWMPWVFMFMLGGFASGLVVYWIANNTITFTQQYLIMRSHGYSPDVFGNIKSSFKKKPKAEK; encoded by the coding sequence ATGGACGATCAGAACAAAAATCTTATTCTCGCAACCGTACTCAGCTTTCTGGTGATCCTCGGGTGGTATACCTTATTCCCGCCGCCGGAACCGGAACAGGCGCCGGAAACCGCGGTCAGCGAAACCGCTCCCGCAGGCAATACCGCACTGGCGCCCAGCGCCGCGGCTGAGGCGGTGGACAGCAGCGCCCCGGCCCAGGCCGAAGCGCCGCAGGCCGCGCGCCTGGCCATCGACACGCCGCGGGTGACCGGCAGCATCTCGCTGCAGGGCGGCCGGATCGACGATCTGTCGCTGAAGGACTACCGCGAGACGCTGGACGCGAATTCCCCGATCGTCAAACTGCTGAAGCCGGTGGGCGAGGCCCAGGCCTATTACGCGCTCTATGGCTGGGCTCCGGGCGCCGGCCTGTCGCTGGATGACGTGCCGGGCGCCAACACCGTCTGGAGCGCCGGGGCAGACGCCACCCTGACCCCGGACAGCCCCGTCACCCTGACCTGGGACAACGGCAAGGGCCTGACCTTCAGCCGCACCATCTCGGTCGACGAGGATTACATGTTCTCGATCACCCAGTCGGTTGCCAACGCCTCCGGCGGCACCGTGTCGCTGGCGCCCTACGGCACCCTGGCCCGCCACAGCCAGCCGGCCGATCTGAAGAACTTCTTCATCCTGCACGAAGGCCTGGTTGGCATGTCCGACGGCGAGCTGGCCGAAATCGACTATGACGACATGGCCGATTTCGAAGCCGATGCGCGCGACGGCTCCAAGGCAGAGGTCCGCCAGGTCGCAGAGAACGGCTGGATCGGCTTCACCGACCATTACTGGATGTCGACCCTGGTCCCCGCGCCGGGCCAGGCCTTCCGCTCGATCGCCAAATTCGACGAGCGCCGCGATATCTACCAGACCGACATCGTGCTGCCGACCGTGACCGTTGCCGACGGCCAGTCCTCCGAAGTGACCACCCAGCTGTTTGCCGGCGCCAAGGAATGGGAAACCATCCGCGGCTACCAGAAGGCAGGCATCCAGGGTTTCCTGGACGTGATCGACTGGGGCTGGTTCTTCTTCCTGACCAAGCCGATGTTCTGGCTCCTGCACAACCTGAACGTCCTAATCGGCAACATGGGATGGGCGATCATCGGCCTGACCGTGGTGATCAAGATCCTGGTATTCCCGCTGGCCTATAAATCCTATGCCTCCATGGCGAAGATGAAAGAGCTTCAGCCGGAGATGGAGAAGCTCAAGGAGCGCGCCGGCGACGACCGCCAGAAGATGCAGAAGGAGATGATGGAGCTCTACAAGCGGGAGAAGGTGAACCCCGCCGCGGGCTGCCTGCCGATCCTGATCCAGATCCCGATCTTCTTCTCGCTCTACAAGGTGATCTTCGTCACCCTGGAACTGCGCCACGCGCCCTTCTTCGGGCCCTTCCAGGACCTCAGCGCGCCGGATCCGACCTCGATCTTCAACCTGTTCGGCCTGCTGCCCTGGGCAGCCCCGGCCCCGGAAAGCATCCTGGCGCTGGTCTTCATCGGCATCCTGCCGATCCTGCTGGGTGTGTCGATGTGGCTGCAGCAGAAGCTGAACCCGGCGCCCACCGACCCGACCCAGCAGATGATCTTTGCCTGGATGCCCTGGGTGTTCATGTTCATGCTCGGCGGCTTCGCCTCCGGCCTGGTGGTCTACTGGATTGCCAACAACACGATCACCTTCACCCAGCAGTATCTGATCATGCGCAGCCATGGCTATTCGCCGGACGTGTTCGGCAACATCAAGTCGAGCTTCAAGAAGAAGCCGAAGGCTGAGAAGTGA
- a CDS encoding ferredoxin produces the protein MPLMTPTDLPDAPDRDTPFYAQIAAAAAQAGLAVYGALHPRRQPVKAITGGTLVLLGTDQAFWPRFTASPEYSDGRPDPVDRWSQRVVGSLAETLGGCAHYPFGGPPYTPFINWALATGRFFTSPSQMMVHDQAGLMISLRGAIQFEQEFDIPPPLLAESPCHSCRSRPCLTACPAAALADGGPYDLAACHGYLDTSAGAGCMTGGCLARRACPLSRTAGRAADQTAHHMRHFHPQ, from the coding sequence ATGCCGCTCATGACCCCGACTGACCTGCCGGATGCCCCGGACCGGGACACTCCTTTTTATGCGCAGATCGCGGCCGCTGCCGCCCAGGCCGGGCTTGCGGTTTACGGCGCGCTGCATCCGCGCCGCCAGCCGGTCAAGGCGATCACCGGCGGCACCCTGGTGCTGCTCGGCACGGACCAGGCGTTCTGGCCGCGCTTCACCGCCAGCCCGGAATACAGCGACGGCAGGCCGGACCCGGTGGACCGCTGGTCGCAGCGGGTGGTCGGATCTCTGGCAGAGACCCTGGGCGGCTGCGCCCATTACCCCTTTGGCGGGCCGCCCTATACGCCCTTCATCAACTGGGCACTGGCCACGGGGCGGTTTTTCACATCACCGTCACAGATGATGGTGCATGATCAGGCCGGACTGATGATTTCCTTGCGGGGGGCCATTCAATTCGAACAGGAATTTGACATCCCCCCTCCGCTTTTGGCAGAGTCGCCCTGCCACAGCTGCCGCTCCCGTCCCTGCCTGACCGCCTGCCCGGCGGCTGCGCTGGCGGACGGGGGACCTTACGATCTGGCGGCCTGCCACGGCTATCTTGATACCAGCGCAGGCGCCGGCTGCATGACCGGCGGCTGTCTGGCCCGCCGCGCCTGCCCGCTGAGCCGCACCGCCGGCCGGGCGGCTGACCAAACCGCACATCACATGAGGCATTTTCACCCGCAATGA
- the yihA gene encoding ribosome biogenesis GTP-binding protein YihA/YsxC: protein MQMQFSLAEAPDEISLEKGRKLFAGETEFLKGVVAMNGLPDADRVEVCFAGRSNVGKSSLINALTGTKGIARASNTPGRTQEINFFTQGPDLYLVDLPGYGYANAPLAVVEKWQKLLKQYLSGRQNLRRAFVLIDSRHGVKKVDEDIMKLLDSAAVTFQCVMTKADKVKEKDRAKVLEQVRGALARHPAAYPEIVLTSSEKGDGIPTLRSIIAGL from the coding sequence ATGCAGATGCAATTTTCCCTGGCCGAAGCGCCGGACGAGATTTCCCTGGAAAAAGGCCGCAAGCTGTTTGCGGGTGAAACCGAATTCCTGAAGGGCGTGGTCGCGATGAACGGCCTGCCGGACGCCGACCGGGTGGAGGTCTGCTTTGCCGGCCGCTCCAATGTCGGCAAGTCGAGCCTGATCAACGCGCTGACCGGCACCAAGGGCATCGCGCGCGCCTCCAACACGCCGGGCCGCACGCAGGAGATCAACTTCTTCACCCAAGGCCCCGACCTCTATCTGGTCGACCTGCCCGGCTACGGTTATGCCAACGCGCCGCTGGCGGTGGTGGAGAAATGGCAGAAGCTGCTGAAGCAGTACCTGTCCGGCCGCCAGAACCTGCGCCGCGCCTTTGTGCTGATCGACAGCCGCCATGGCGTCAAGAAGGTGGACGAGGACATCATGAAGCTGCTGGACAGCGCCGCCGTCACCTTCCAGTGCGTCATGACCAAGGCCGATAAGGTCAAGGAAAAGGACCGCGCCAAGGTGCTGGAGCAGGTGCGCGGCGCGCTGGCCAGACACCCGGCGGCCTATCCGGAAATCGTGCTGACCTCGTCCGAGAAGGGCGACGGCATCCCGACCCTCAGGTCGATCATCGCCGGCCTCTGA
- the argB gene encoding acetylglutamate kinase encodes MKKQDMNRDWIATAETLSSALPYFQRFAGAIVVIKLGGHAMGSDEAMDTFARDIVLMRQVGVNPVIVHGGGPMINAMLEKLQIKSEFVNGKRVTDAATMEVVEMVLSGVVNKRIVQAINRQGGRAVGLSGKDANLIICDQADPDLGFVGAPAEMDPKVLYGLFEKNLIPVIAPIGGGRDGETYNINGDTAAGAIAKALTADRLLLLTDVAGVKNAEGDVVTELKAADVEEMTASGVIAGGMIPKTETALDAVRNGVRACTIVDGRVQNAVLLELYTDHGAGSMIRA; translated from the coding sequence ATGAAGAAACAAGATATGAACCGCGATTGGATTGCCACCGCCGAAACACTCTCCAGCGCGCTGCCCTATTTCCAGCGCTTTGCCGGGGCCATTGTGGTCATCAAGCTGGGCGGCCACGCCATGGGCAGCGATGAGGCGATGGACACCTTCGCCCGCGACATCGTGCTGATGCGCCAGGTGGGCGTCAATCCGGTGATCGTGCATGGCGGCGGGCCGATGATCAACGCGATGCTGGAAAAGCTGCAGATCAAGTCGGAGTTCGTGAACGGCAAGCGGGTCACCGACGCCGCCACCATGGAAGTGGTGGAGATGGTGCTGTCCGGTGTCGTCAACAAGCGCATCGTGCAGGCGATCAACCGCCAGGGCGGCCGCGCGGTGGGGCTGTCGGGCAAGGATGCGAACCTCATCATCTGCGATCAGGCCGATCCGGACCTGGGCTTTGTCGGCGCGCCCGCCGAGATGGATCCCAAGGTGCTGTACGGCCTGTTTGAAAAGAACCTGATCCCGGTTATCGCCCCGATCGGCGGCGGCCGCGACGGCGAGACCTACAACATCAACGGCGACACCGCCGCCGGCGCCATCGCCAAGGCGCTGACCGCCGACCGGCTGCTGCTGCTGACCGATGTGGCGGGCGTCAAGAATGCCGAGGGCGACGTGGTGACCGAGCTGAAGGCGGCGGATGTCGAGGAGATGACCGCCAGCGGCGTGATCGCGGGCGGCATGATCCCCAAGACCGAGACCGCGCTGGACGCGGTGCGGAACGGCGTGCGCGCCTGCACCATCGTCGACGGGCGGGTGCAGAACGCGGTGCTGCTGGAGCTTTACACCGACCACGGCGCGGGCTCGATGATCCGCGCCTGA
- a CDS encoding MOSC domain-containing protein, with protein sequence MRPAEVTDIWRHPLKSHGREALEAVTLSAGQTMPGDRVWAVAHEASKADGSEWVPCQNFTRVAKAPALMAVNARLDDAAGQLTLTHPDRPDLTFDPENPADLPRFLDWEKPLLPANRAGSARIVRVPGRGLTDSAFPSITLCNRASHRAVEQAIGHPLSPLRWRGNIWFDLDDPWAENDWLGREVQIGGAVLAVRERVVRCLATTANPETGERDADTLKTLKDNWGHQDFSVYAEVIRGGPVRIGDAVKVL encoded by the coding sequence GTGAGGCCCGCTGAGGTCACAGACATCTGGCGCCACCCGCTCAAATCACACGGGCGGGAGGCACTGGAAGCCGTAACTCTGAGCGCCGGGCAGACCATGCCCGGCGACCGCGTTTGGGCGGTCGCGCATGAGGCCTCCAAGGCGGATGGCTCCGAATGGGTGCCCTGCCAGAACTTCACCCGCGTCGCCAAGGCGCCCGCGCTGATGGCGGTCAATGCCCGGCTGGACGACGCCGCCGGCCAGCTGACGCTGACCCACCCGGACCGCCCCGATCTGACCTTCGACCCGGAAAACCCCGCGGATCTGCCGCGGTTCCTGGACTGGGAAAAACCGCTGCTGCCTGCAAACCGGGCCGGCTCGGCCCGCATTGTGCGGGTGCCGGGCCGCGGCCTGACCGACAGCGCGTTCCCCTCGATCACGCTGTGCAACCGGGCCTCCCACCGCGCGGTGGAACAGGCCATCGGCCACCCGCTGTCGCCGCTGCGCTGGCGCGGCAACATCTGGTTCGACCTGGATGACCCTTGGGCCGAAAACGATTGGCTGGGCCGCGAGGTGCAGATCGGCGGCGCAGTCCTTGCCGTCCGCGAGCGCGTTGTGCGCTGCCTGGCGACCACCGCCAACCCCGAAACCGGCGAACGCGACGCCGACACGCTGAAAACCCTGAAAGACAATTGGGGCCACCAGGATTTCTCGGTCTATGCCGAGGTGATCCGCGGCGGCCCTGTCCGCATCGGCGATGCGGTGAAGGTACTGTGA
- a CDS encoding amino acid ABC transporter ATP-binding protein produces the protein MSELMSDREIDRSKMQVSDEVAIEITNMNKWYGSFHVLRDINLTVNQGERIVIAGPSGSGKSTLIRCLNALEEHQQGRIVVDGTELSNDLKNIDKIRSEVGMVFQHFNLFPHLTILENCTLAPIWVRKTPKKEAEARAMHFLEKVKIPEQADKYPGQLSGGQQQRVAIARSLCMMPRIMLFDEPTSALDPEMIKEVLDTMIELAEEGMTMLCVTHEMGFARQVANRVIFMDAGQIVEQNEPEEFFNNPKSDRTKLFLSQILGH, from the coding sequence ATGTCTGAACTTATGTCCGACCGCGAAATCGACCGCTCCAAGATGCAGGTGAGCGACGAGGTCGCCATCGAAATCACCAACATGAACAAGTGGTACGGGTCCTTCCACGTGCTGCGCGACATCAACCTGACCGTCAACCAGGGCGAACGGATCGTCATCGCGGGCCCGTCGGGTTCCGGCAAGTCTACCTTGATCCGCTGCCTGAACGCGCTGGAAGAACACCAGCAGGGCAGGATCGTGGTGGATGGCACCGAGCTGTCCAACGACCTCAAGAACATCGACAAGATCCGGTCCGAGGTCGGGATGGTGTTCCAGCACTTCAACCTGTTCCCGCATCTGACGATCCTGGAGAACTGCACCCTGGCGCCGATCTGGGTCCGCAAGACGCCCAAGAAAGAGGCCGAGGCGCGGGCGATGCACTTCCTGGAGAAGGTCAAGATCCCTGAGCAGGCCGACAAGTACCCCGGCCAGCTGTCGGGCGGCCAGCAGCAGCGCGTGGCGATTGCGCGTTCGCTCTGCATGATGCCGCGCATCATGCTGTTCGATGAACCGACCTCGGCGCTCGACCCGGAGATGATCAAGGAGGTGCTGGACACCATGATCGAACTGGCGGAGGAAGGCATGACCATGCTCTGCGTGACCCACGAGATGGGCTTTGCCCGTCAGGTGGCGAACCGGGTGATCTTCATGGACGCAGGCCAGATCGTCGAACAGAACGAGCCGGAAGAGTTCTTCAACAACCCGAAGAGCGACCGCACCAAGCTGTTCCTCAGCCAGATCCTGGGCCACTGA
- a CDS encoding DUF411 domain-containing protein: MHRRTLLLAAAALPFAALPGFAAEAETTIRIMKSPTCGCCTAWADRLAAAGFTTEVRNVDDEELWAMKARLGVGGDLASCHTAMAGSYVIEGHVPVPDIQRLLAEQPAALGLTVPGMPIGSPGMEMGDEREAFDTLLVLADGTTEVFASHS; encoded by the coding sequence ATGCACCGCCGTACCCTGCTGCTGGCCGCAGCCGCCCTGCCCTTCGCCGCCCTGCCGGGCTTTGCCGCGGAAGCTGAGACCACCATCCGCATCATGAAGTCGCCCACCTGCGGCTGCTGCACCGCCTGGGCCGACCGCCTGGCCGCCGCCGGTTTCACCACCGAGGTGCGCAACGTGGACGACGAGGAGCTGTGGGCCATGAAGGCGCGGCTGGGCGTCGGCGGCGATCTGGCGTCCTGCCACACTGCGATGGCCGGGTCTTACGTGATCGAGGGCCATGTGCCCGTTCCGGACATCCAGCGGCTGCTGGCGGAACAGCCCGCGGCGCTGGGGCTGACCGTGCCGGGAATGCCGATCGGCTCGCCGGGCATGGAGATGGGGGACGAGCGCGAGGCGTTCGATACCCTGCTGGTCCTCGCCGATGGCACCACCGAGGTCTTCGCAAGCCATTCCTGA
- a CDS encoding SDR family NAD(P)-dependent oxidoreductase — MRQKTLLLTGASRGIGHATVRRFNAEGWRVITCSRQPFPQECPWGGGQENHVQLDLSDPSDTINAVGQIQELLDGRLDALVNNAGISPKGPEGERLNTLNTDLMDWGKVFHVNFFASVVLARGLKEELAAAQGSVVNVTSIAGSRVHPFAGAAYATSKAALAALTREMAHDFGPMGVRVNAIAPGEVETSILSPGTEKIVAKLPMQRLGQPEEVAAAIYFLCSQESSYISGTEIEVNGAQHV, encoded by the coding sequence ATGCGCCAGAAGACTTTGCTGCTGACCGGCGCCAGCCGCGGCATCGGCCACGCAACCGTGCGCCGCTTCAACGCCGAGGGCTGGCGGGTGATCACCTGCTCGCGCCAGCCGTTCCCGCAGGAATGCCCCTGGGGCGGCGGCCAGGAGAATCATGTGCAGCTTGACCTGTCGGACCCGTCGGACACGATCAACGCGGTGGGCCAGATCCAGGAGCTGCTGGACGGGCGGCTGGACGCGCTGGTCAACAATGCGGGCATCTCGCCCAAGGGGCCGGAGGGTGAGCGGCTCAATACGCTCAACACCGACCTGATGGACTGGGGCAAGGTGTTTCACGTGAACTTCTTTGCCTCGGTGGTGCTGGCCCGCGGCCTGAAGGAAGAGCTGGCGGCGGCGCAGGGCTCCGTCGTCAATGTGACCTCGATCGCGGGCAGCCGGGTGCATCCCTTTGCCGGTGCCGCCTATGCCACGTCGAAGGCGGCGCTGGCGGCGCTGACGCGGGAGATGGCGCATGACTTCGGGCCGATGGGGGTGCGCGTGAACGCCATTGCGCCGGGGGAGGTCGAGACCTCGATTCTGTCGCCCGGCACCGAGAAGATCGTCGCCAAGCTGCCGATGCAGCGGCTGGGCCAGCCGGAGGAGGTGGCGGCGGCGATCTACTTCCTGTGCTCGCAGGAGAGCTCCTATATCTCCGGCACCGAGATCGAGGTGAACGGCGCGCAGCACGTCTGA
- a CDS encoding SixA phosphatase family protein: MTCTLILTRHAKSAWDTSVPSDHARPLNKRGRRSAPAIADWLRGNGYVPDQVISSSSRRTRETFELMELGVPAAFTERLYHANSDILFQVLSQAEHPRVMLIAHNPGIAAFAHSIVDNPPDHARFDDYPTGATLVAEFDIGTWKDLSWSSGKAIDFAVPRELLGE; the protein is encoded by the coding sequence ATGACCTGCACCCTTATTCTGACCCGCCACGCCAAATCCGCCTGGGACACCAGTGTGCCCAGCGATCACGCCCGCCCGCTGAACAAGCGGGGCCGCCGCTCCGCCCCGGCCATTGCCGACTGGCTGCGCGGCAACGGCTACGTGCCGGATCAGGTCATCTCCTCCTCATCCAGGCGCACCCGCGAAACCTTTGAGCTGATGGAGCTGGGTGTGCCCGCGGCCTTTACCGAGCGGCTGTACCACGCCAATTCGGACATCCTGTTCCAGGTGCTGAGCCAGGCCGAGCATCCCCGCGTGATGCTGATCGCCCATAATCCCGGCATTGCCGCCTTTGCCCATTCCATTGTGGACAACCCGCCGGACCATGCCCGCTTTGACGACTATCCGACCGGCGCAACCCTGGTGGCGGAATTCGATATCGGCACCTGGAAGGATCTGAGCTGGAGCAGCGGCAAGGCCATTGATTTCGCCGTCCCGCGGGAACTGCTGGGCGAGTAG
- a CDS encoding DUF2946 family protein — protein MIARLASYLVVIALAAAGLIPSGWMPATGQDGKVLLVICTGSGTVETWVDLEGEGGHAPTEQMEDRSCPFAALGAVALLPDSLIDLNLEAPLTDRWSREAFTHHTAGFHWRYDARGPPALS, from the coding sequence GTGATTGCCCGCCTCGCCTCCTATCTGGTTGTGATCGCCCTGGCCGCTGCCGGGCTGATCCCCTCCGGATGGATGCCGGCCACCGGGCAGGACGGCAAGGTGCTTCTGGTGATCTGCACCGGCAGCGGCACGGTGGAGACCTGGGTCGATCTGGAGGGCGAAGGCGGTCACGCCCCCACCGAGCAGATGGAGGACCGCAGCTGCCCCTTTGCCGCCCTTGGCGCGGTGGCGCTGCTGCCGGACAGCCTGATTGATCTGAACCTTGAGGCCCCGCTGACAGACCGCTGGTCGCGCGAGGCGTTCACCCATCATACCGCCGGCTTCCACTGGCGCTATGATGCCCGCGGCCCGCCCGCGCTCTCCTGA